From the genome of Gemmatimonadota bacterium:
AGCGCGGCAACTCCACGATGCGGAGCAGCGAATCGGGCATCGGGCCGAGTCGCGCCGAGAGTGTGGCAATGGAGGTGAGCGCCGCGTGGGCGATCTGATCGACGTTGACGGCGTGCTCGGCCAGGTGCCAGACCTCGACCGTCGTGCCCTGCGCCTGGGCCACATGCTTGGCGTAGCGGGCGGAGATGACGGCAGTGATCGGGGTGACCGGTTGCGGCGTCGTGTAGCGGAACCAGCGCCGGCCTGCGCTGTCCCACGCGGCGGCAAGGTCGCCGACGGCCAGCGCGACCTGATCCGGGTCGGTGCCGATGGTCACATCCATCATGAGCCAGCTCGGATCGCTCGCGAGATCATGCGTCTGATCGGCCGTGGGCCACGGGGTCGGTGTGATGGTGAGCCCCACCTGTGCTCGCTCCCTCGGATCCACGATCTCCTGCTGGGGGCGGTACCCCACGGCCGGGACGAGCTGCGGATGCAGCAGCACGGTGCCATTCCGCGTGACATCGCGCGGCGGCACGGACGCGTAGACGCCGCCGCGATCGAGTGTATGTGCGAAGTCGAGCTGCAATGAGTCACCCGGGCGCATCGCGGTTTGCGGCACGACCAACGCCACCTGATGCACCGAGTCCACGCTGACGGTGTGATTGCCCGAGAGGGTAAAGGACGCGTCGCGAATATCGCGCGGGAGGTTGAGCAGGATGGTGTCGATGGGCGCCGTGCTCTGGTTCGCCAGGGTGAGCGTGCCTCGGGTTTCGGCGCGTGCTTTGCCCGGGGTGAGGACCACGCGGAGCGTCAGTGCGGTGGCAGCGGGTTGCGCGCGCCCATGAAAATGCCGATAGCGTCGTTCATAGCCGGCGCGCGAGGCGAGCACGGCCGCGCGATCCGCGAAGCGCGTGGTGCGTGCCAGGGCGTTCGCGAGTTGCACCCCGCTGACCGTGGCGCACAGCAGCGCGACCGCACCGAACGCGAATCCCGGTCGACCGAGCGCGGCGGTGGCGCCGCGGAGTCGACGACGGAAGCTCAGATCGTGGCCATGATGACGCAGGGCCCACGCGGCCACGAGGAGCAGCATCGCGATGCTTGTCCACCACGCGGCAAAGGCCAGAAAGGATCGCGGCGAGACGCCGAAGCCATCGAAGTCCGAGTAGCCCGCGAGCGGGAAGGCGGCGAAGCGGAGCATCGGGTGGCGCACCCCCGGCAACTCGCCCGAGCCAGCCAGGGCCAGGACGATCCCGGCCATCATTGCGACCCAGCGATTGGGAATGATCACCTGCAGCGTGAAGACGCCGACCCCGAAGAGCAGGAGTGGCAGGCCGGCATGCCACGCGGTGCCAAGCAGGACCAACGGGCGCCACTCGACGTGGCCGAACGCGACCTGAATCCCGAGGCCGACACCGAGGCCGGTCACGAGGAGCACCCCCGGGAGAACCAGGAGGGCGGTGAGCTGGCTGCCGAGGCGCGCGAGTGCGGGGGCGGGGGTCGCATCGGTGAGGGCGTGCATCCCGCTCACGCGATCGCGCCAGACGATGTCCCCGGCGAAGTAGAGCAGGACGATCATGCCGAGCATGCCGACCGGCTGGAGCAAGCGATCGACGACGACCGCGGTGGTCGGCAGGAGGTCGTGCGCCGTACTCGCCGGAGGTGACCTCGGAGACGATCTCGATCCCCGCGGCCATCATCCAGAAGAGCACCAGGACCACGAAGGCCCAACTGCGGAGCGCCGTGCGCAGTTCATGCCTGGTCAGCCGACGCCAGGTCGCCCAGGCCCCGAGGGCGCTGATCGCGTGCGTGGCGTGGCTCGGCAACGTCGGTGCGGTCTCGTGCCGTGCGAGCCGGATCACACGTCGAGCGGCCCGAGTGCGCGGCGCCATCTGCCGTGCCGCCACGATCAACATCCCGGCCGCAATGGTGAGCCAGAGCACGCGGTTCACCAGGAGTCGACCACTCAGGCTCATCAACCGGGTGTTGCGCTCCTCCGGGGTCCAGTAGCGGGTCTGTTCAAAGAACGCCGAGAGTCCGAACGGATCGAGCACTGCCGCGCGCGCCAAGGCCTCGGCGGAGGGCGGTGCAGTGCCCGCCAGCAGCGGCGAATCGACGAGCAGCGCGGTGACCCAGAAGAGCGCCCAGATTCCGATCCCCGCGACGGCGGTGACGGTGGAGCTGCCCGAGAGTGCGGCGGCCGTGAAGAGGATCGCGCCGATGAGGATCAGGTTCGGCAACACGATGATGAGCAGCGCCCAGAGTGCGCCACCGAATGCCATCGGACCGACGTGCCGGATCGACTGCCACGAACGATGGTGCGACCACCAGCACGGTCGCGGCGACGATCATGGTGGCGAATCCCGCGAGGATCACTGCAGTGCATCGGCCGGCAAACCAGGCACTGCGTGTCAGCGGGGTGGCGAAGAGGAGCTCTTGCATCTTGCTCTCGGAATCGCCAAGGGCAGCGTGTGCCACGAAGAAGGTGAGCACGAAGATCGCGACGAGCGTCAGCATACCGAGCGACTGCGCCTGGAAGGTAGGGCGCGGTGAGCTGGCACCGTGCGCGGGCCGAAGCCCGTCACAATCAGCGTCAGCGCGCTTCCGCCGAGCAGGAGCAGTGAGGCGGCGAAGGCCGGGTGTCGTACCAGTCGGCGGAGCTCGAAGCTGACGGTGGGGGCGATCAGCTCCATGGGGCGACCCCCCGATCGAGCGCCGCGAAGTAGGCATCGGCGAGTTCGGGCTCGGCGGCGGCGAAGGCCGGCGTCGGCGGTGCATCGGCGAGCACGCGCACATGGCGTCGGCCGGCCTGCCACTGCGAGGAGAGGACGGTGGATGTGCTCGCCAGCTCGCGCACTTCGCTGCGCGTGGCGGGTGCGCTCCAGACGCGCTCCGCCAGCTCGGCGACGAGTGCCCCGGGTGTGCCTTCGCGCACGATGCGCCCAGCATGCAGCACCGCGAGGCGTGGACAGGATTGGCGCACATCTTCGACGATGTGGGTGGAGAGGAGCACCACCACTTCCTCGCCGATCTCGCCGAGGAGGGCGTGGAAACGGTCGCGCTCCTCGGGGTCGAGGCCGGCGGTTGGTTCATCCACGACGACGAGTGCCGGCGAGCCAAGCAGCGCCTGCGCGATGCCGAAGCGTTGGCGCATGCCACCCGAGAACCCGCTCACGGCGCGGCGCCGATGCTCCCAGAGGTTGGTGCGCACCAGTTGCGTCTCGACTTCCTCCTTGCGTGCGGCAGCGTGCCCGATCCCCTTGAGCACGGCGAGGTGATCGAGCAGCGCCAGTGCCGAGACGCCGGGATGCACTCCGAAGTCCTGGGGCAGGTACCCGAGCCGACGCCGGTGACCGACCTGATCGGCGAAGATGTCGCGGCCATCGAAGCGGACGCTGCCGCGATCGGGGAGCTGCAGGGTCGCGAGGGTGCGCATCAGGGTCGACTTCCCGGCGCCATTCGGACCAAGGAGGCCGAAGAGTCCACGGGGGATCGAGATGGTGACGCCCTGCAGGGCGGCGACCCCGTTGGCGTAGGTGCGAGTCAGGTCATGGATTTCGAGCATGATCACGTCTCCGTTATTGTTTCAGATTGCACAATGTCACATTGTGCAACCGACGCCGCAATCGAATGAATCGCCATTGTGCATTAAGTTGGTGTTAATGCTCACCTCAGCCGACCTCGATTTCTTCGCCGCCGTCGCGACTTCCCCCTCGCTTGCCGCGGCGGCTCGCTCCCTCGGCGTCTCGCCGCCCGCCGTGACCCAGCGGCTTCAGGAACTTGAGCGGCGGGTCGGCGTGCGGCTGGTTCACCGGACCGGCCGAACCCTGGCGCTGACGGAGGAGGGCCTCCTCCTGGCCGATGGGGGTGGGTCGATCGTCGCCGCGCTCGGCAGCTTGACCGATCAGATCCAGGCGCGTCGTGGTGCGGTCACCGGGCGGCTCCGCCTTGTGGCCCCGCTCGGTTTCGGGCGGGTCCACATCGCCCCGCTGGTGGCAGCCTTTCAGGAGACGCACCCGCGCGGTGAAGGTCGAGCTGTATCTGTCCGATCGGCACGGGACCATCGCCGAGGGGAACTGGGACGTCGCCGTGCATATCGGCGAGCTGCGCGATTCATCACTGGTGGCCCAGCGAATCGCGCCCAACGACCGGATTTGCTGTGCCGCCCCGTCGCTGATCGCCCTGCGCGGGATGCCGACGTCGCCCGCGGAGCTGGCGAACTGGCCGTGCATCGCTATTCGTGAGAACGACGAGGACACCACCCTCTGGCGCTTTGTGGCAGCGGAGCGTCTGGAGACCGTGCGGGTCGAGCCGGTGCTGGCCACGAACGATGGTGAGGTCGCGCGCGACTGGGCGGTGGCCGGGCTCGGCGTCGTGGTCCGCTCGGAGTGGTCGATCGCGGACGACCTGGCGGCGGGTCGGTTGGTTCGGCTCCTCCCCGAGGCGCCGCCGCCGGGTGCCGACGTGATGGCGCTGGTGGCGAGCCGGGCCGGGCGATCGGCCCGCGTGACCGCCTTCATTGCGGCGCTGCGGCAGGCCTTCACCCGGGTGCCGTGGCGGGAGGGCGCACCAGCACCCCCCACTTGACAAACTCACTGTGTATACTGAGTATATCACTATGCACAGTGGCTTGGTACTCGCCAAGGCCGATCCCCGGCCGATCTACCTGCAGATCATCGAGCAGGTCCGCCAGCGCATCGCGCTCGGCGACTGGCCGGCCGGCTTCCCCCTGCCATCGATCCGCGAACTGTCCGCCGAGCTCCGTGTGTCGGTCATCACCGTGAAGCGGGCCTACTTGGAGCTCGGGCGCGACGGCGTGATCGTGACGCGCCAGGATCGGTCGGTCGTGGCCGAGTGCCCGGACCTGTCGGACCGCCTCTTCGAGGCACAGCTCCAGCCGCTGCTCGACGCGCTCGCCCACCTGGCCGTCCGCAACCACCTCCCCATCGAGGCGCTGCGCGCTCGTCTCGCTGAGGCGATTCGCCGCGCCGAGGATTGCCCATGACCGATCATGCCATCCGGCTTCGGGGGGTGTGCAAGCACTATCCCCCGTTTTCTCTCGGCGACGTCGCGCTCGATGTGCCGACGGGCAGTATCACGGGGTTCATCCGAAAGCAATGGCGCCGGGAAGTCGACGACCATCCGCATCATCATGGGGCTGGTCACCGCCGACTCCGGCGAGATCGAGGTGCTCGGCCACCGCATCCCGGAGGCGACCTCCCGGGCGAAGCAGGACATCGGCTATGTCTCCGAGGACATGCGCCTCTTCCCGCGCGCGACGCTGCAGTGGCACATGGACTTTGTGGCCCGGGTCTTCGGCGCGTTATGGGACGCTGCCTACGCCGCGACCCTCGTGCGCCGCTTCGATCTGCGTCCCGAGCAGCGCATCAAGGGGATGTCGCATGGCCAGCGGATCAAGGCCGGACTGCTGCTCGCGTTGGTACGCCGCCCCAAACTGCTGGTCCTCGATGAACCGACCACCGGGCTCGATCCGGTCGCGCGGCAGGAGTGATCGGCGCGTTGACCGACGTGGTCCGCGATGCCGGGCGCTCGGTGCTCTT
Proteins encoded in this window:
- a CDS encoding GntR family transcriptional regulator, translated to MYLQIIEQVRQRIALGDWPAGFPLPSIRELSAELRVSVITVKRAYLELGRDGVIVTRQDRSVVAECPDLSDRLFEAQLQPLLDALAHLAVRNHLPIEALRARLAEAIRRAEDCP
- a CDS encoding ABC transporter ATP-binding protein, with product MLEIHDLTRTYANGVAALQGVTISIPRGLFGLLGPNGAGKSTLMRTLATLQLPDRGSVRFDGRDIFADQVGHRRRLGYLPQDFGVHPGVSALALLDHLAVLKGIGHAAARKEEVETQLVRTNLWEHRRRAVSGFSGGMRQRFGIAQALLGSPALVVVDEPTAGLDPEERDRFHALLGEIGEEVVVLLSTHIVEDVRQSCPRLAVLHAGRIVREGTPGALVAELAERVWSAPATRSEVRELASTSTVLSSQWQAGRRHVRVLADAPPTPAFAAAEPELADAYFAALDRGVAPWS